Genomic segment of Rhodocaloribacter litoris:
GGAAGACGTGCGAGACGTTTTCCCCGGAGAACTGTGAAGGCGCGATCACCACATAGTTGGTGTCGGGACCCTGCTCTTTGTAGCCCACATGGATGACCGAAGGCAGGTCGGCCAGCGCGCCGGCATGGGCGCTGAGGTCCACCTCGAAGAAGTTGGAAAGGGGACAGGGGTCCGTCGAGTTGTTGTCGGTCAGGACGCAGGGGACGTTCGGGTCGATGGCGAGGTAGGCGGGGCCGAGGTCCACGGGCAGGGAGAAGAGCTCATTGCCGGGTTGCCCGCCGGCATCGTCCCAGATGGTCACGGCCACGTCGCGCGGGGCGTCGAAGCCGGCGAACTGGTTGCGGAAGAAGGGGGCGATGAGCACCCGGTCGAGCACGGCGCCGGGCGGCACGGCGAAGCGGGTGGCGGCGGCGCCATCGGGGCCGGCACCGGTCAGAAACAGGCGTGAGCGACCGGCGCCGTCGAGGACGTGGAGGTGGTCGTCGTCGTACCGGAGGGTGACCAGCGAATCCTGCGGGACGGTCCACTGCACGCGTGCGCCGGATTTCGGCGTGGGGGGAGGCGTTGCCGGGAGAGGAGCCTGGCGGTGGAGCGTCCCCTCCGCGGAGACGGGAGCCGGGCGGAGCGGCCGTTCCGTTTCCTGGGCAGCCGCGTGCCGGGCCGGGAGCCAGGCTGCCCCCGCAAGCACCAGGCAGAGGGGAATGAGCAGGGAGGGTATGCGCCGGCGGGAACGTGCGTTTTCGGTAGCCATGATCATGGAAGTATGTCTCGGTTTCCATCGTACCCGGCCTGACCTTTTCCGGTCGTCCCGGCGCGCGGCTTCAGTTGCCGGAGGGCAGGGCCGGGGGAGGAGGCAGGGTTTGCGCCCCGCCGCCGTTGCCGTTGCCTCCGCCGTTGCCGTTGCCGCCGCCCCCCAGCAGCAGGGCGACGGTGGCGCCGCCGCCCGCCACCACGGCCCCGGCCAGCACGTAGAGCAGCCCTTTGCCGCGCCGGGCCCGCGCCGTCACCCGGAGGCGGCCGTCCGTGCCGGCGAGACCGTCCGGAAGGTCTTGCAACACCGCCCATACGATCCGCCGGTCGTTGCCGGGGGCGACGTCCCTGCCCACGTCGCCCGAGAGCGCCTGCGGCAGGGGCAGGAACGTCCGGCCTCCGTCGGTGGAGAGCAGCAAGGCCACCTCGTACCGGTCCGCGGAGCCGGTCAGGTCGTAGGTGATCACCAGGCTTTCCCCTTCATGTCGTATCCGGACGTTGCGGATCCCGTCGCCCTGCTCCGCGGCCGGTTTCACCGTGAGGGGCGGCGGTTCGGGAGCGGCTTCCGCGGCCACCTCGCGCCGGATCTCCTCCACGAGTGCCACGAAGGGCTGCGGCTCCTGCGCCGGGTCCGGGCGATAGCCGGGAACCAGTTCGAGGAGCTGGCGCAGGGCCTCCCGCGCCTGTTCCTCGAAGCCCTTCGCCATGTGGGCCTTGCCGAGCAGGATCAGCGCCTGCGGCTGTTCGCTGCGCGAGAGGGCCTGCTGCTGCAGGCACCGGGTAAGCAGGTCGATGGCCGCGTCGAAGCGGGCGTCTTCGTAGAGCCGGCCGGCCGTGGCGAGCGCCTCCTCGCAGCCCGGCTGCTGGGCGTGTGCGGCGTTCGGGCCCAGCAGGAAGAGGGTGGAGGCGAGGCACAGGCTCGCTCGCAGCAGGAAAGAGGATCGCCGTGCGGAGGACGAGAAGCAGGGGGCCATGGCGGTCAGGGGTTGATCTTCGGAGCTATAGGTTGTGCGCGTGCCTCATGGATCATCGGATCCGTCCTTTTTGAGGATGACGTGCAGCACCCGGTTGGCGGTGCGTTCGTCGAAGTTGATCTGAAGGCCGAGGGGGATGTCGGCTCCACCGGTGACGTCGCGCACCTCGACGGGCGTATAGCCCTCGGCCCGGACCTCGATGCGGTGCAGCCCGACGCCGACCCGGATGCCCCAGGGGGTCGTGTGGCCCGTCGGCTGCCCGTCCACGTAGATGGCCCCCCGGATCGTCCGGCCTTCCTGGTCCTTGGCCGAGATGCTCACCGGCACCTCGCGGTTGAAGTCGACGGTCACCTCGGTGACGGCGTCCGGGCGTATGGCCACGGTCGATTCCCAGACGCGCCCGCCGAAGTAGGCGAGGCGGACCGGGTGCGCGCCGGCCGGCAGGGTGAGCGTGTAGGCGTAGTCGACGCCGCGCTGCACGAGCCGATCGCCGATGTAGAGGTCGCCCCAGGGTTTCGGGTGGATGCGGAGCGTGCCCGTGAGCGGCACCAGCGCCCCGGCGACCTCGGCCGTCTGCGCCGGTTCGACGGCGACGGTGGTGCGGTAGGGGGCGAAGCCCTCGCGCCGCAACTCGACCTCGTAGCGGCCCGGCGGCAGGGACGCCAGCGTGGCCGGCGTCACCCCGCGCTCGGTGCCGTCGACGAAGAGACGGGCTCCCGGCGGATCCGAGCGGACGACCAGCCGCCCCGGTGCGGGCGAGGGCGCCGGGCGGGTTTCTGACGGGGCCGGGGTGTTTTCTCCGGGGGGGCGGCTGAGCGGCGGTGCCTCGTTCGCGCCGGCCGTCGTGGCCGGCGGGCGGCCGGTGTGCTCGTCACGCTCGCCGGGGGACTCGCCTTCGTCGACCGGCCTTTCCGGCTCCGTGACGGAAGGCGGTGCGGCAACGGTCCGGGGGCCGTCCTCCGGGGAGGGCGCCGGCCAGAACAGGTAGCCCAGCACCGCCACCAGAAGCAGCACCAGCGGCAGGGCCAGGTACGCCCCGGCCCGGCGGCGCGACGCCGCCGGGGGGTGAGCCTGCGCCGCTTCGAACGCCTCCAGCTCGCGCAGCATCTCCTCGGCGCTCTGATACCGCCGGGCAGGATCCTTCTCCAGCGTCCTGGTGACCACCTTGACCAGCGGCCGGGGCAGGTCCGGGATGAAACGGGTCGGCGGGGGGAGCTTCTCCTCCACGATCCGTTTCATGACGGTGAACTCGCTGTCCTCCCGGTCGAAGGGAAGCTGCCCCACGAGCATTTCGTACAGCGTCATGCCGAGGGCGTAGAGGTCGCCCCGGTGATCCACCTCGCGCAGCCCCTTCACCTGCTCCGGGGACATGTAGTAGAGCGTGCCGGCCATCCCGGCGGTGGCGGTAGTGACCATGCCCCGCGTCACGGTGCTTTCACGCCCGTGCCGCCGCACTTTGGCCAGGCCGAAGTCCGTCACCTTGACCTGCCCCTGCCGGGTCAGCATGATGTTGCGGGGTTTGATGTCCCGGTGGATGACGCCGACGCTGTGGGCGTGGTGCAGGGCCTGCAGGATCTGTTTGACGATGGAAAGGGCACGCGGCCACGGGAGCGCACCGGCCTCGTGGATCAGGTCGGCCAGGGTGCCGCCGTCGACGTACTCCATCACGATGAACAGACCCGCCTCGGTTTCGCGAAGCGCATAGATCCCCACGATGTAGGGACTCTGGATGCGGGCCAGGGCCTTGGCCTCCGAACGGAAGCGGCGCATGAACGCCCGGTCGCCGGCCAGGGCGGGATCGATGATCTTCAGGGCCACCGGGCGGCTCAGGGCCACGTCTTCGGCTTTGTAGACGATCCCCATCCCACCACGCCCGAGCACCTGCAGGATGTGATAGCCGTCGATCGTTTGCCCTATGAGGTTCGTCCCGCCGTACATGTGCAATTGTGCTGCTCCGGCACCCGGCTCCCACGGGCCCTTGCCGGATCAGCTCACCCGATGTGCAACGTCTCGGGATGGACCGATACGACCCGGCCGCTCCTCCCGGCCGGCGTGTCCACGACAGACCCGATAAGACATAAGTAAAAGGATCGGGAAGTGGCTCGTCAAGTGGCGGGGGCAGGGCGCGTTGCCGGGGACGGCGCGAAACCGGGCCGCCGGGGGCGGTTCGGGGTGTTATGGCGTATCGTTCCAGCCGGTCCAGCCCGGCCCGCGCACGACCCGTCCCGGCGTGGCGCCGGTGTGCTCGCCATCGCGGAGGACCTGCACGCCGTTGACGAAGACATGGACGACGCCGGTGGCGTACTGATGCGGGGCCTCGTAGGTGGCATGATCCCGGATCGTCGACGGGTTGAAGACGACGACGTCGGCATAGTAGCCCGGCCTGAGGGCGCCCCGGCGGCGAAGGCCCAGGTTCGTGGCCGGGAGGGTCGTCAGCCGCCGGATGGCCTCTTCGAGCGGGATGAGGCCCTCGTCCCGCACGTACCGGCCCAGCAGCCGGGCGAAGTTGCCGTAGGCCCGCGGGTGCGGGTTGCTGCGGAGGAAGACGCCCTCGGGGGCCAGCGCGGCCGCATCCGAGCCGAAGCTCATCCACGGCAGGGTGATCTGCCGGCGCACGTTCTCCTCGGACATGAGGAAGTACACCACGTCGACGCGGCTGCTGTCCTCGACGACCAGGTCCATGGCGGCTTCCTCGGGCGAGACGCCGCGCTCGGCGGCGACCTCGGCCAGCGTCCGGCCGATGTAGCGGCGGAGCGCTTCGTTCCGGAAGCCGACGAGGAGGGTGCCCTCCGGCCCGGCGGCCCGCAGCAGGTTCTCCCAGTCGTCGGACGGCGTGCGCATCTCGCGGAGGAGGCGGCGCCGGATGGCGGGGTCCCGGAGGCGTTGCCGCCACGCCTCGAAGCCGCCCTCCTGCACCCAGGGGGGCATGGCGGCGTCGAGCCCGGTGGCACCGGCGGTGTAGGTGTACATGTCCGCGGTGATGCGGAGTCCTTCGGCACGGGCGGCCTCCACGCGCGCGATGACGGCATCGAGCTTGGGCCAGTTGTCCCGCCCGGCGGCCTTCAGGTGGTAGATCTCGGCCGGGAGCCCGGCCTCGCGCGCGATGGTGATGAGTTCGTCCACGGCCTCGAGGAGGCGGTTGCCCTCGCTCCGGAGGTGGGAGATGTACATGCCGCCGTAGGCGGCGGCTTCCCGGCTCAGCGCGATGAGCTCGTCGGTGGAAGCATAGAAGGCCGGCGCATAGATGAGCGACGAGCCCAGGCCGAGGGCGCCTTCCTCCATGGCCTGCCGCACGAGCGCCCGCATGCGGTCCAGTTCGTCCGGAGTGGGCGGGCGGTTGGCGTACCCCAGCTCGTGGATGCGCACCGTGGTGGCCCCGACGAACGAGGCAACGTTCGGCGAGACGCCCCGCCGCTCGAGGTGTTCGAGATACTCGCCGAGCGTCGTCCAGGCGACGTCGAACGTGATGTCGGACGGGCCTCGCTTCAGGTCGGCTTTCATCGCCTCGTTGAGCGGGCCCATGGACCAGCCCTCGCCGAAGACCTCGAGCGTGACGCCCTGCCGGATGTCGCTCTGTGCCCGCCCGTCGTGCAGGAGCGATTCGGTGGCCCAGCTGAGCATGTTAATGAAGCCGGGGGCGACGGCCAGGCCGGTCACGTCGAGTTCGGTGCGCCCGCGGGCCCGGCCGAGGTCGCCCACGGCCGCGATGGTGTCGGCGCGGAGGGCCACGTCTCCGGCGAAGGGAGGATTGCCGCTGCCGTCGTAGATCGTCCCTCCCCGGAGGATCAGGTCGTATTCGGGCGCGGGGGTGCAGGCGGCAACGAGCAGGACGGGGAGCATCAGCGTGAACCGGAGCATGGTGTCTCGGGGATGGAAGATCGCAGGGTGGACTCGGGAGGGTTGCAAGCTTGCGGGTTGAAGGGAAGGCAGGCTGAAAATTATGGATTTGCCGTCTTATAGAGATTGGGGAGGTGTGGAGGGGAGGACAAAACCCCGCGCTTTCAAGCCGGGGATGTAGGGACCCCCTCCGCTTCCCGTGAGGGAGTTCTCCGCCGTCTGTAGACGGCGGCACGACCGAAGGGGAACCTTACGCACATAATAGGGGTGCGTGTAACTATGCCCGAGGTGATACGAACATATCGTTACCGCGTCTACCCCAATGCCGAGCAAAGGGACAACCTTGCCCGAACGTTCGGCTGTGCCCGCTGGGTGTACAACTGGGGGCTGGAGCGTAGAACCAACGCCTACCACGGTGAGGGCAAAAGCCTCACCTACAACAGCCTCGCCGTCGAACTCACGCAGATCAAGAAGCAGGAAGAAACACGGTGGCTCGGCGAGGTATCCAGCGTCGTACTTCAGCAATCGCTTCGCAACCTCGAACGTGCCTTCACAAACTTCTTCGAGGGTCGGAGCGGCTACCCCTCCTTCAAACGCAAGCGTGGAAAACAGAGTGCAACGTA
This window contains:
- a CDS encoding N-acyl-D-amino-acid deacylase family protein; this encodes MLRFTLMLPVLLVAACTPAPEYDLILRGGTIYDGSGNPPFAGDVALRADTIAAVGDLGRARGRTELDVTGLAVAPGFINMLSWATESLLHDGRAQSDIRQGVTLEVFGEGWSMGPLNEAMKADLKRGPSDITFDVAWTTLGEYLEHLERRGVSPNVASFVGATTVRIHELGYANRPPTPDELDRMRALVRQAMEEGALGLGSSLIYAPAFYASTDELIALSREAAAYGGMYISHLRSEGNRLLEAVDELITIAREAGLPAEIYHLKAAGRDNWPKLDAVIARVEAARAEGLRITADMYTYTAGATGLDAAMPPWVQEGGFEAWRQRLRDPAIRRRLLREMRTPSDDWENLLRAAGPEGTLLVGFRNEALRRYIGRTLAEVAAERGVSPEEAAMDLVVEDSSRVDVVYFLMSEENVRRQITLPWMSFGSDAAALAPEGVFLRSNPHPRAYGNFARLLGRYVRDEGLIPLEEAIRRLTTLPATNLGLRRRGALRPGYYADVVVFNPSTIRDHATYEAPHQYATGVVHVFVNGVQVLRDGEHTGATPGRVVRGPGWTGWNDTP
- a CDS encoding serine/threonine protein kinase; translation: MYGGTNLIGQTIDGYHILQVLGRGGMGIVYKAEDVALSRPVALKIIDPALAGDRAFMRRFRSEAKALARIQSPYIVGIYALRETEAGLFIVMEYVDGGTLADLIHEAGALPWPRALSIVKQILQALHHAHSVGVIHRDIKPRNIMLTRQGQVKVTDFGLAKVRRHGRESTVTRGMVTTATAGMAGTLYYMSPEQVKGLREVDHRGDLYALGMTLYEMLVGQLPFDREDSEFTVMKRIVEEKLPPPTRFIPDLPRPLVKVVTRTLEKDPARRYQSAEEMLRELEAFEAAQAHPPAASRRRAGAYLALPLVLLLVAVLGYLFWPAPSPEDGPRTVAAPPSVTEPERPVDEGESPGERDEHTGRPPATTAGANEAPPLSRPPGENTPAPSETRPAPSPAPGRLVVRSDPPGARLFVDGTERGVTPATLASLPPGRYEVELRREGFAPYRTTVAVEPAQTAEVAGALVPLTGTLRIHPKPWGDLYIGDRLVQRGVDYAYTLTLPAGAHPVRLAYFGGRVWESTVAIRPDAVTEVTVDFNREVPVSISAKDQEGRTIRGAIYVDGQPTGHTTPWGIRVGVGLHRIEVRAEGYTPVEVRDVTGGADIPLGLQINFDERTANRVLHVILKKDGSDDP